Within Acidimicrobiia bacterium, the genomic segment GTGCCCAAAATGGCTTCGCCAACTTCGAGAGACTGACTGTGTTTGAGGCCTCGGCCCACGCCGTCCACGTTTAGGACAGCAGCCCCGGTCATTTTGGAAAGGGTGTTAGCACCCGAGGCGTCATTGGCACCAGTGGTCACAATCCATCGAATCCGATCGCCTCCACACCCCGCGATGGCATCGAGGTGTTCGCCATCGGATGGTCCTGGGTCGACGACTACGATCTCATCGATACCCACCAAATAGGTATTGGCACCAGCTTCACCATCTACTTTGGCTGCAATACGGCGCACCAATGGGCTCAGTGCTCGTGCCACACCGGGCACTATCGGTGGTGGCCCTTCGACTTCAGTTGCTTCGTTACTCATTTGCCTACGCCACTTTGTAATGGTGTCTCATCGGGTGTTTCGGCGTCGCTGTAACCACGATCTCCAGGTAGCAAAATGCGCACTCCGCCATCTTCTTGCACTAAGCGAGGCAAGATTGCCGGAATGCTACCCATGGCAGCGGCGGCGCTCATTAGCTCATCAGCAGAATCGAATCGGGCTACGGCTTCAAGGTTTCGCACCGTTGGTTGAATCATTTCTAACTCGCCAGCTTCAGCACGGTCTAAGGCATCTTGCGGCTGAATCCACAGGCTGGCGACGGTTTCGTATTCATCGTGGGTGCCAATTTGGCCTTCGGGAGCACGAGCCACAAAGAAGCGGGTATCGAAACGCCGTGGGGGGCCAACCGGCGTGATCCAATGTGAAAAATAATGAATTTCGTCGCAAGCCAGGCTTAACTCTTCTGCTTTGCAGACATCTACTAAGCGAGTGGCCCCGCTATCAACTGCTAGGCGGTATTGACTGAATTTGGACACCATGTTCGGCTCTTCCAAACGCAAAGTTTGGTTTGTGCCGTTGTTGGCCAATAACAGACCCGCTTCTTCAAAACACTCTCGGATGGCGGCTACCCAAAAGGCCAGACCTCCGGTTTCAATGCCCAACCGGGCAGAAGCCATTTCGTCGGATAGGCCCGTAACCACGGTTTCCAGATCGGGGTCGTAGCGGTCAGCGTCGTCTACAGCGCCGCCGGGGAACACAAAAGCACCACCCACAAATATGCTCTTGGGGTTACGGCGCAGCATAAATACTTCAAGCCCACTAGCTCCGTCACGAACAAGCATCACCGTGGCAGCGTCGCGAACCGGAACTTGAGTTGGATCAGAGGTACTCATACACCTAGCTCTCCGCGCCGGGAGCGCAAACCTGGCGGTGGCTACTCCCTCTGGTTAACACAACAACCTACAGATTGTTGCTCTCATCCTATCGGGCTTGGCTACAACTGCGGTTCTATCTAGCTGGCCTGGGAATACAGCAGTTGCCGTTCATTCTCACTAAGACCACCCCAAATGCCATGCGGATCGCGTATGGCCAGTGCATAGTCGAGACAGGCTTGGCGTACCGAACACTCGGAACAGATTTTTTTGGCTCTTCGTTCCCGCTCTAACTTGTCACGTTTTCGCTCAAATTGTGACGGTGGGTAGAACACCACCTTTTGTGGCCCCCTACAAGCCGCACGAACCTGCCAAAGATTTTCGCTTGCCTGCACACTCACATCAAACCCTCCTTGCCATAGACCCTAGAGGCAAGATTGACGTGGGACAAGGGTCACATTTACAAAACCATAAGATTTCTTCTAGTGGCGTAAGTTCACATATATTTACTTATAAAAAGGGCTGCTACGGCCGATAAATTCGCTATCGACGCGCCGGTTCGACCTCAAGCCAGGTGCCATCAATCGCCACTACAACCACCAAATCGCCATCGGACAACGCCCCACTTCGACTGCGCGCACGCCACTGCGCACCCCTCACGATGACGAGACCGGTGGGGTCGAGTTGGCCGCTAGCAATCGCTGCTTCTCCTACTAGCCAGCCGCGGTCAATGCTCGGCGTTGAGAAACGAGTGCGAACCATGGTTGGCATTCCGAAGAAGAACAGCAGCGCCACTGAGACAATGGCACCACCAAGGGTGATCCACGACACTGAAACCCCGTCGTAGAACCACACCGTGCCAATCCCGAATAGCACCAAGCCAGCCCCAGTAGCACCCCGGGGTACCCCTATTTGCACGTCGGACGATAAGACGACAAAGGCCAGCAAAATGGCGGCGACGGCCCACCAACGCACCGGCAAAACCCACAGTCCGTACGAGGCCAAGAGCACTGAAGCCGCCCCAACCATGCCCGCGATACCAATGGCTGCGGTGAAGAATTCAAACACAATTAGCGCCAAACCAATGCCCAAAAGCAAGTAGGTAACTGGGGGGCTGGCCACCGTGTGTAACAACTGGTCAATTAGTTGAAGTTCACTGAACCTGACTGCGGTGCGTGGTTCCAAGACCGTGCGACCGTCTTGTTCAATTTCTTGAGTTTCGAAACCCGGTAAAGTGACCGCAAAGTCACCCAAGGTCGGCGCTTCAGCTGCGGCAATACCGTATTCAAGGACCCGCTCAGAACCAATCATCGAAGATTCCAAGGTGGCGGCGTGTTCTCCAAAAAGAACACCAAATTCATCTTCCGGTAAAACCTGTGGGCCCGTTTCACCAATCCGAGAGCCGATAGGAACTCCAACCGAGTCGACGACCCCCAGCAACTGAGCGCTCAAACCTTTGGCTTCCGAACCAGAGGGCCCAACCCAAATACCTACCGGCACTGTTGAGGTTTGAATTCTCCGAGCCAAAGCCACGAATTCACTGTTTGAGATCACCGAGCCCGACGAGTTCAAGTTGATCACCAAGTAGCGCGCCGAGGAAGCTTCAGAATCAGCGATCGAAGTCTCAATAAAATTCGCCAATATCGGGTCTAAGAGACCCGAAACCTCGATTATGTTGATGAACCCAGGGCCCTCAGATTCATCGGGGGTATTAGTTTGCGCGGCGGCCGGTCCCGCAAACAACGCCAACAAAACGACCCCAATAAGGGCTAAACCGCTGGTTATTCTGGCCAACAAACACTCCCTAACGCGAGGCTGAACCCCCAATTTTGCCCAAATAAGGCACCTAGGGGTTAATCGGCGGCGTTGGCGTCGCCACTCAGAGCAGTAAGCGCTTCGTCAACCGTTTCGGTAACAGGCACTATCCGATCGAAACCAGTGGTATGCAACAAACGGGTGAGCGTGGGTCGATTACAGGCCACCGCCACCTCGCCACCGGCTTCGCGGGTACGGCGAATGCCGCCAATCAAGGCACCTAGACCAGCGGAATCCATAAAGGGAACTTCCGACAAATCAATAAGCAACCGGCTGGCATCAACCACCGACACCAGTGCTTCACGAAAAGTTTCAACCGTGTAGGCGTCTAGCTCGCCTCGGGGCCTGCAAACAATATGGCTAGCTGCGTCTTCGATTTGGATATCGAACACTCGATGTTCTCCCTCGTCGCCGAGCTAGGAAGCTCGTCGGTATTTACGACTGGCTAAATGCTACCAGCCCGCCAAAGTTATTTCGTAGCTACCAACACCTTGCCAACCTAGCCTCAACCGGTTCCAAGACCTACCGCCACTAGGCCACTTCGGTGGCGGCACAAGGCTTTATCAGTGGGCAAAGGTGGAGTTTAGGAACCCGCTTTACTAGCCTAATTGTGTGCCTAAAGTCCTTCTTGCAACCGACGCCGACTGGATCCACCACGATATTGATTCAGCCTTGGCGGGTGGCGACACTACGGTCATGCGTGTGCGCCGTGGTGCCGATGTCGTCGAAGCAGTCAATCAGGTAAAGCCCGACGTGGTTCTGCTTGACATGCAAATTGGCAACATGGGAGGCGTTGCCACCTGTTACACCCTGCGCAATGAGGCTGGCGCAGGTCGAATCGATGACGTGAAGGTCATCATCTTGGCCGACCGTCCCGACGACCGGTGGCTCATTCAAGGCAGCGGAGCCGACGGCTGGTTGATAAAGCCGATCAACCGCCTTCGTCTGCGCAAAGCCATCCAAACCGTTCTCTCAGGTGCCATCTTCGACGAAGAGGTTCACCCGGTTAGCTAGTGCCACAAAGGCTGCGCTGGCCTGGTGTCCGCAGCCTCCTTGGCGAAGCGAAGCCTTCGTCGGGTAACGTAGTCAGTCCACCGATTTATCGGTTTTCGGGTAGTGGCGCAGCTTGGTAGCGCGCCTCGTTCGGGACGAGGAGGTCGTGGGTTCAAATCCCGCCTACCCGACTTTTTTCTTCAACAAACAGTATGGAAATCAACGAATTCCAAAACTTGATGGAAGAACTTTATGGCGAGGCTGACCGCGCTCGAGGTCTGCCTTCCACGGTTGCTTGGCTAGCTGAAGAAGTAGGCGAATTAGCTCAAGCCGCCCGCAAAGGCACCCCCGAAGAGCAACTGCACGAGCTTGGCGACGTGTTGGCTTGGCTGGCCTCTTTAGCAAACCAACTTGGCTTGTCGTTGGAAGAGGCCGCCGAGCGCTATCGAATTAACCCGCCATAGATAAGTTTTCGGTCTAGCCAGCGGCCAGCAATTCAAGAATTTGAACCGCGTTTAAGGCCGCACCTTTGCGAAGGTTGTCGCTCGAAACGAACAGCGCCAAACCATTCTCGAACACTTCATCGCTGCGAATACGACCCACCAAGCTGACATCGTCGCCAGTGGCGGCCAGAGGCGTCGGCACATCAACCAAACGCACTCCCGGGGCTTGTCCAAGAATTTCCTTAGCTTGCTCAGGAGTTATGGGGCGTTCAAAATCGGCGCTAACGGCCAGTGAATGGCCGGTGTAGACCGGGACTCGAACGCAGGTTCCAGTAACCCGAAGACCCGGAATATCGAGAATTTTACGGCTTTCGTTCCGCAGCTTTTGCTCTTCGTCAGTTTCACCAAGCCCATCGTCAACAAACGAGCCGGCCTGGGGCAACACGTTAAATGCGATGGGACCAGGGAACACATTAAACTGGGGATAGTGCAAGGCCTCACCGTTGAAGGCCAACTGGGCTGAATCGCCGGCTAACTTTTGCACCTGCTCGGCTAATTCACTCACTCCAGAAAGACCAGCCCCTGAAACCGCTTGATAGGTGCTAACCACCATGGCCCGTAAACCGGCCTCTCGATGCAGGGCCTTCATGGCGGGCATAGCCGCCATAGTGGTGCAGTTAGGGTTAGCAATAATGCCTTTTGGCCGATTGGTAATCGCCTCGGGGTTTACCTCCGAGACCACCAGCGGCACTTCGGGGTCCATCCGAAAAGCTGAAGAGTTGTCGATTACCACCACTCCTTGACCCGCTACTTTTTCAGCAATGGCGCGTGAGGTTGTGGCTCCGGCCGAGAACATTGCGGCGTCAAGACCAGTGAAATCGGCGGTGGTGGCGTTTTCGACGGTGACCTCTTGTCCGTCGAACTTTATGGTTTGCCCGGCTGAGCGCTCGGAAGCAAAGAAACGAATTTCTTCGTAAGGAAATTCTCTTTCAACAAGAAGTTTACGCATGACGCTACCGACTTGGCCGGTAGCTCCGACAAGGCCAATTTTCATAGTTTCAAGGCTATAGGCCTACGGCGGGGGAAGCACTAGCCGCCGAGCTCAAAAGCTTCGTGCAAAACACTGACTGCGTCTTCCAGCCGGTCTTGACGCACGACGCAGCTGATTCTGATGGCCGAGGTAGAAATCATTTCAATGTTGATGTTGTTGGCGGCCAACGTTTCAAAGACCTTGGCGGCCACACCTGGATTCGACTTCATTCCAGCGCCTATTACGCTGACCCGACCCACATTGTCATCCACGATGATCTCGTGCTTGCCGCCGAATTCGCCGAGCAGCGGCTCGAGAACTTCTAACGATCGGGACACATC encodes:
- a CDS encoding aspartate-semialdehyde dehydrogenase, coding for MKIGLVGATGQVGSVMRKLLVEREFPYEEIRFFASERSAGQTIKFDGQEVTVENATTADFTGLDAAMFSAGATTSRAIAEKVAGQGVVVIDNSSAFRMDPEVPLVVSEVNPEAITNRPKGIIANPNCTTMAAMPAMKALHREAGLRAMVVSTYQAVSGAGLSGVSELAEQVQKLAGDSAQLAFNGEALHYPQFNVFPGPIAFNVLPQAGSFVDDGLGETDEEQKLRNESRKILDIPGLRVTGTCVRVPVYTGHSLAVSADFERPITPEQAKEILGQAPGVRLVDVPTPLAATGDDVSLVGRIRSDEVFENGLALFVSSDNLRKGAALNAVQILELLAAG
- a CDS encoding MazG nucleotide pyrophosphohydrolase domain-containing protein: MEINEFQNLMEELYGEADRARGLPSTVAWLAEEVGELAQAARKGTPEEQLHELGDVLAWLASLANQLGLSLEEAAERYRINPP
- a CDS encoding WhiB family transcriptional regulator; the protein is MSVQASENLWQVRAACRGPQKVVFYPPSQFERKRDKLERERRAKKICSECSVRQACLDYALAIRDPHGIWGGLSENERQLLYSQAS
- a CDS encoding NfeD family protein; the encoded protein is MARITSGLALIGVVLLALFAGPAAAQTNTPDESEGPGFINIIEVSGLLDPILANFIETSIADSEASSARYLVINLNSSGSVISNSEFVALARRIQTSTVPVGIWVGPSGSEAKGLSAQLLGVVDSVGVPIGSRIGETGPQVLPEDEFGVLFGEHAATLESSMIGSERVLEYGIAAAEAPTLGDFAVTLPGFETQEIEQDGRTVLEPRTAVRFSELQLIDQLLHTVASPPVTYLLLGIGLALIVFEFFTAAIGIAGMVGAASVLLASYGLWVLPVRWWAVAAILLAFVVLSSDVQIGVPRGATGAGLVLFGIGTVWFYDGVSVSWITLGGAIVSVALLFFFGMPTMVRTRFSTPSIDRGWLVGEAAIASGQLDPTGLVIVRGAQWRARSRSGALSDGDLVVVVAIDGTWLEVEPARR
- a CDS encoding response regulator, which codes for MPKVLLATDADWIHHDIDSALAGGDTTVMRVRRGADVVEAVNQVKPDVVLLDMQIGNMGGVATCYTLRNEAGAGRIDDVKVIILADRPDDRWLIQGSGADGWLIKPINRLRLRKAIQTVLSGAIFDEEVHPVS
- a CDS encoding NUDIX hydrolase, whose protein sequence is MSTSDPTQVPVRDAATVMLVRDGASGLEVFMLRRNPKSIFVGGAFVFPGGAVDDADRYDPDLETVVTGLSDEMASARLGIETGGLAFWVAAIRECFEEAGLLLANNGTNQTLRLEEPNMVSKFSQYRLAVDSGATRLVDVCKAEELSLACDEIHYFSHWITPVGPPRRFDTRFFVARAPEGQIGTHDEYETVASLWIQPQDALDRAEAGELEMIQPTVRNLEAVARFDSADELMSAAAAMGSIPAILPRLVQEDGGVRILLPGDRGYSDAETPDETPLQSGVGK
- a CDS encoding STAS domain-containing protein, producing MFDIQIEDAASHIVCRPRGELDAYTVETFREALVSVVDASRLLIDLSEVPFMDSAGLGALIGGIRRTREAGGEVAVACNRPTLTRLLHTTGFDRIVPVTETVDEALTALSGDANAAD